The following proteins come from a genomic window of Peptoniphilus equinus:
- the rplW gene encoding 50S ribosomal protein L23: protein MYSYDIIRKPLVTEKSMDLIEDNKYAFVVDKRATKLDIKAAVEKVFDVKVKSVRTMNMRGKMKRQGMHVGRRANWKKAIVELTEDSKTIEFFEGME from the coding sequence ATGTACAGCTACGATATTATTAGAAAACCGCTCGTAACTGAAAAGAGCATGGATCTTATCGAAGATAATAAATATGCCTTTGTCGTAGACAAACGCGCTACTAAACTTGATATCAAAGCAGCTGTTGAAAAAGTTTTTGATGTCAAAGTGAAATCTGTACGTACCATGAATATGCGCGGTAAAATGAAACGCCAAGGCATGCATGTCGGTCGTCGTGCCAATTGGAAAAAAGCTATTGTAGAATTAACCGAAGATTCTAAGACCATTGAATTCTTCGAAGGTATGGAATAA
- the rplC gene encoding 50S ribosomal protein L3 has product MKLLLGKKIGMTQIFDESGAVTPVSVIQVEPNVVVQKKTEETDGYNALQLGAGEVKERRVNKPLKGHFDKAGVAYKKHLREVRLDEASDVELGTEFKADVFSVGDFVDVIGQSKGKGTQGVVRRHNFHRGRETHGSKMHRLAGGMGAASFPGKVFKNHRMSGKMGNERVTVQNLEVVRVDAGKGLLLVKGAIPGNKKGLVIVKETVKAHK; this is encoded by the coding sequence TTGAAATTATTACTTGGTAAAAAAATCGGTATGACGCAAATCTTCGATGAAAGCGGTGCTGTCACTCCGGTTTCTGTCATTCAAGTGGAACCTAATGTCGTGGTTCAAAAGAAAACCGAAGAAACCGACGGATACAATGCGCTGCAATTAGGTGCCGGTGAAGTGAAAGAACGTCGTGTCAACAAACCGCTTAAAGGTCATTTTGATAAAGCTGGTGTGGCTTACAAGAAACACCTTCGTGAAGTGCGCTTGGACGAAGCGAGTGATGTGGAACTGGGCACGGAATTCAAAGCTGATGTCTTCAGCGTTGGCGACTTTGTCGATGTCATCGGACAGTCCAAAGGTAAGGGCACCCAAGGGGTTGTGCGTCGCCACAATTTCCACAGAGGCCGCGAAACTCACGGTTCCAAAATGCACCGTCTAGCCGGTGGTATGGGAGCTGCTTCCTTTCCGGGAAAAGTATTCAAGAACCACAGAATGTCTGGGAAAATGGGTAATGAACGTGTTACCGTGCAAAACCTTGAAGTGGTTCGTGTCGATGCAGGCAAGGGGTTACTCCTTGTAAAGGGTGCGATTCCTGGAAATAAAAAGGGTCTTGTTATCGTCAAAGAGACTGTTAAGGCTCACAAGTAA
- the rplV gene encoding 50S ribosomal protein L22: MEARAIAKYVRISPLKVNYICREIRGKQVDEALSLLKFTPKRGAKELYKVLHSAVANAENNLNIDRDTLYVKDAFANDGPTMKRFRPKAKGMAYPILKRSSHIGVVVAEKE, encoded by the coding sequence ATGGAAGCAAGAGCAATTGCAAAATATGTGCGCATTTCTCCGCTGAAAGTAAATTACATCTGCCGAGAAATCCGTGGCAAACAAGTTGACGAAGCCCTTTCCTTATTAAAGTTTACGCCAAAACGGGGCGCTAAAGAGCTTTACAAAGTGCTTCATTCTGCTGTGGCGAATGCTGAAAACAACTTAAATATTGACAGAGATACACTGTACGTCAAAGACGCTTTCGCAAATGATGGTCCTACAATGAAGAGATTTCGCCCTAAGGCTAAGGGTATGGCTTATCCAATTCTCAAGAGATCTAGCCACATCGGCGTTGTAGTAGCAGAAAAGGAATAA
- the rpsC gene encoding 30S ribosomal protein S3 gives MGQKVNPHGLRVGIIKDWDSKWYANKKNFAGLLLEDNKIRTYVKKKLYTAGISKIEIERAANKVKISISTAKPGMVIGRGGVGVEELRAELEKLTGKSVVINIEEIKNQDLDATLVAENIAESLERRVSFRRAMKQAIQRSMRSGAQGIKTSASGRLGGADMARTEGYSEGTIPLQTLRADIDYGFAEADTTYGKIGVKVWLYKGEVIPGMENREDNRRRRPRNRDNQNNRDNRGRNNRDNKNAKNRGQNGRGDRNQGSKERTN, from the coding sequence ATGGGCCAAAAAGTCAACCCACATGGACTTCGTGTCGGCATTATCAAAGATTGGGATTCAAAATGGTATGCAAACAAGAAGAACTTTGCAGGACTATTATTAGAAGATAATAAAATCCGCACCTATGTTAAAAAGAAATTATATACCGCTGGTATTTCTAAAATTGAAATTGAACGTGCAGCCAACAAGGTAAAGATTTCCATCTCTACAGCTAAACCTGGTATGGTTATCGGCCGTGGCGGCGTCGGTGTTGAAGAACTTCGTGCAGAGTTGGAAAAACTCACCGGTAAAAGTGTCGTTATCAACATTGAAGAAATCAAAAACCAAGATCTGGATGCTACCCTGGTTGCTGAAAATATTGCTGAATCATTGGAACGCCGCGTATCATTCCGCCGTGCAATGAAACAAGCTATTCAACGCTCTATGCGAAGCGGTGCACAAGGTATCAAGACTTCGGCATCCGGTCGTCTTGGCGGTGCTGATATGGCACGTACCGAAGGCTATTCTGAAGGTACCATTCCTCTTCAAACACTTCGAGCTGATATTGATTACGGTTTTGCTGAAGCGGACACCACATACGGTAAGATCGGTGTGAAGGTTTGGTTATACAAGGGCGAAGTTATTCCTGGTATGGAAAACAGAGAAGACAATCGTCGCCGTCGCCCAAGAAACCGCGACAACCAAAACAATCGCGACAATCGTGGACGTAACAACCGTGACAACAAAAACGCAAAGAACAGAGGCCAAAACGGTCGTGGTGATCGTAACCAAGGTTCTAAAGAGCGAACTAACTGA
- the rpsS gene encoding 30S ribosomal protein S19, protein MSRSLKKGPFADEHLLKKIDELNEKNQKKMIKTWSRRSTIFPEMVEHTIAVHDGRKHVPVYITEDMVGHKLGEFVPTRTYRGHQGKSEKTSGLR, encoded by the coding sequence ATGAGTAGATCACTTAAAAAAGGTCCTTTCGCAGATGAACATCTGCTGAAGAAGATTGATGAATTAAATGAAAAGAACCAAAAGAAAATGATTAAAACTTGGTCTCGTCGCAGCACCATCTTCCCTGAAATGGTAGAACACACTATTGCCGTTCACGATGGTAGAAAACACGTGCCAGTTTATATTACTGAAGACATGGTCGGCCACAAACTTGGCGAGTTCGTACCTACTCGTACGTACCGCGGACACCAAGGTAAGAGTGAAAAGACCTCAGGTCTTAGATAA
- the rplD gene encoding 50S ribosomal protein L4, whose amino-acid sequence MPKVQVLNINGSNVSEVELNPEIFDIENVNEHAVYLVVKNILANKRQGTKSAKTRAEVRGGGRKPYRQKGTGRARQGSIRSPQFKGGGVVFAPKPRSFAYTTPKKVRRLALKSVLTSKARDNEIFVLDGLKFEEAKTKNMVAMLNAIKSTEKALVATDGPCEDVKRAGHNLKHVKVVDVRNINVYDLLKYDSFVISTDALKVLEEVFN is encoded by the coding sequence ATGCCAAAGGTTCAAGTTTTAAATATAAACGGATCCAATGTTTCTGAAGTTGAACTCAACCCAGAAATCTTTGATATAGAAAATGTAAATGAACATGCTGTCTATCTGGTAGTGAAGAATATTCTCGCTAACAAGAGACAAGGTACCAAGAGTGCCAAGACCCGTGCGGAAGTTCGTGGAGGTGGCAGAAAGCCATACCGTCAAAAGGGAACCGGTCGTGCGCGTCAAGGTAGCATTCGTTCACCGCAATTCAAGGGTGGCGGAGTTGTTTTTGCACCAAAGCCAAGAAGCTTTGCCTATACTACACCTAAGAAAGTTCGTCGTCTGGCACTGAAGAGTGTACTCACTTCCAAGGCTCGTGACAATGAAATCTTCGTTCTTGACGGTCTGAAATTCGAAGAAGCTAAGACCAAGAACATGGTTGCTATGCTAAATGCCATCAAATCCACTGAAAAGGCGTTGGTTGCTACGGACGGTCCTTGTGAGGATGTGAAACGTGCAGGCCACAACCTGAAGCATGTGAAGGTGGTCGATGTTAGAAACATCAATGTATACGACCTGCTGAAGTATGATTCTTTTGTCATCTCCACAGATGCCCTTAAAGTACTTGAGGAGGTATTTAACTAA
- a CDS encoding M20 metallopeptidase family protein, with the protein MDITNALNNVEDYVIAMRRHFHMHPERSFEEFETTKRITEELDSMGVSYELPEEAPRTGVIAYIDGTKEGAYKAIALRADIDALSVTEANNVEYKSQNAGTMHACGHDGHAAMLLGAAKVLAQMTDQFCGRVYLIFQPAEEVGLGAKYMMRQGTWFDEIDSIYGSHLWNSLEAGKINVEAGPRMASAETLEVAIHGKSGHSSEPHTCVNAVLVAAQAIVALQQMASVTYNAFDPVVIVPTMMEGGTKINILPGEAKFSGTARYFSKAISERIEDDVHRVLKGVCDISGATYDLTYTRLLIPTINDPGAVATAHAALTHYIGEEVFEPMAQVNGGEDFSFYLDKKPGVFAFVGTRNVEKGCAAAHHNERFDIDESALKHGVGMYVGYTLEALQ; encoded by the coding sequence ATGGATATTACCAATGCCTTAAATAATGTGGAAGATTATGTCATAGCTATGCGGCGGCATTTCCATATGCACCCTGAACGCTCTTTTGAAGAATTTGAAACCACCAAGCGTATCACTGAAGAATTGGACAGCATGGGCGTGAGCTATGAGCTGCCTGAGGAAGCACCTCGAACCGGTGTCATTGCATATATTGACGGGACGAAGGAAGGCGCTTACAAGGCCATTGCACTTCGTGCGGATATTGACGCCTTGAGTGTAACCGAGGCCAACAATGTGGAGTATAAGTCCCAAAATGCGGGGACCATGCACGCCTGTGGCCACGACGGCCATGCAGCTATGCTGCTTGGAGCAGCCAAAGTCCTCGCTCAGATGACCGATCAATTTTGCGGACGGGTTTATCTCATTTTCCAACCGGCAGAAGAAGTAGGTCTTGGAGCTAAATATATGATGCGACAAGGCACCTGGTTTGATGAGATTGATTCCATCTACGGTTCGCATCTGTGGAACAGCTTGGAGGCGGGCAAGATTAACGTGGAAGCCGGTCCTCGTATGGCGTCGGCAGAGACATTGGAAGTTGCGATTCACGGTAAGTCCGGGCATAGCTCCGAACCTCACACCTGTGTCAATGCTGTTTTGGTAGCAGCCCAAGCTATTGTGGCGCTTCAGCAAATGGCGTCGGTGACCTATAATGCGTTTGATCCTGTGGTCATCGTACCGACCATGATGGAAGGAGGCACTAAAATTAACATTCTTCCGGGGGAAGCTAAATTTTCCGGTACTGCACGGTATTTCAGCAAAGCTATCTCCGAACGCATTGAAGACGATGTACATCGTGTGCTAAAAGGCGTCTGTGATATCAGTGGTGCGACCTATGACTTAACCTATACCCGTTTGCTGATTCCTACTATTAACGATCCTGGCGCGGTTGCTACAGCGCATGCGGCCCTTACACATTATATCGGGGAGGAGGTCTTTGAACCCATGGCGCAAGTCAACGGTGGCGAGGACTTTTCTTTCTATCTGGACAAGAAACCGGGGGTTTTTGCCTTTGTGGGGACGCGTAATGTAGAAAAAGGCTGTGCTGCGGCACATCACAATGAGCGCTTCGACATTGACGAGTCGGCACTCAAACACGGCGTAGGCATGTATGTCGGTTACACGCTGGAAGCGCTTCAGTAG
- the rplB gene encoding 50S ribosomal protein L2, with protein MAIKGYKPTSPARRQMTVATFEEVTKTTPEKSLTVSLKSSGGRNAHGRITSRHRGGGVKRKYRIIDFKRNKDNIPARVAAIEYDPNRTAYIALLNYADGEKRYILAPEGLKVGDTVESGSEADIKVGNALELKDIPVGTTVHNVELTPGKGGQMVRSAGAEAQLMAKEGRFAQLRLPSGEFRKVFLNCKATIGTVGNSTHELITLGKAGKSRYLGRRPHVRGSAMNPVDHPHGGGEGRAPIGRPSPMTPWGKKALGLKTRKKNKKSDMYIVRRRTK; from the coding sequence ATGGCCATTAAAGGATATAAACCGACTTCTCCTGCACGCCGACAAATGACTGTCGCGACTTTCGAAGAAGTCACCAAAACCACTCCGGAAAAGAGCTTAACTGTAAGCCTTAAGTCCAGCGGCGGGCGTAATGCTCATGGACGTATCACCTCTCGTCACAGAGGCGGCGGAGTTAAGAGAAAATACAGAATCATCGATTTTAAGAGAAATAAAGACAACATTCCTGCACGTGTGGCAGCAATTGAATACGATCCGAATCGTACCGCTTACATTGCATTGTTAAACTATGCTGATGGCGAAAAACGCTACATCTTAGCTCCTGAAGGACTTAAGGTTGGCGATACCGTGGAATCCGGTTCTGAAGCGGATATCAAAGTCGGCAATGCCCTTGAACTTAAAGATATCCCTGTAGGTACTACCGTTCATAATGTTGAGCTAACACCTGGTAAAGGCGGCCAAATGGTTCGTTCCGCTGGTGCAGAAGCACAACTTATGGCAAAAGAAGGTCGTTTTGCTCAACTTCGTTTACCAAGTGGTGAATTCAGAAAAGTTTTCTTGAACTGCAAAGCCACTATCGGTACTGTAGGCAACTCCACTCACGAGCTTATCACTCTCGGTAAAGCCGGTAAGAGTCGTTATCTCGGTCGTCGTCCTCATGTACGTGGTTCAGCTATGAACCCTGTTGATCACCCACATGGTGGCGGTGAAGGTCGCGCACCAATCGGTCGTCCATCACCAATGACACCATGGGGCAAAAAAGCGCTTGGTCTTAAGACTCGCAAGAAGAATAAGAAGAGCGATATGTACATCGTAAGAAGACGGACAAAGTAA
- the rpsJ gene encoding 30S ribosomal protein S10, producing MASKQKIRIRLKAYDHELLDSSAARIVEAAKATGAIVSGPIPLPTEKEIITIIRAVHKYKDSREQFEQRTHKRLIDIIGPNQKTVDALMKLNLPAGVEIEIKL from the coding sequence ATGGCAAGCAAACAAAAAATCAGAATCAGACTTAAAGCTTATGACCACGAGCTTCTTGACAGCTCTGCGGCACGTATTGTAGAAGCGGCAAAGGCAACCGGTGCGATTGTATCCGGTCCGATCCCGCTGCCTACAGAAAAAGAAATCATCACTATTATCCGTGCGGTACACAAATACAAAGACTCCAGAGAGCAATTTGAACAAAGAACGCACAAACGTCTAATTGACATCATCGGCCCTAACCAAAAGACAGTGGATGCACTTATGAAGCTGAACTTACCCGCTGGTGTTGAAATAGAAATCAAGCTTTAA